Below is a genomic region from Drosophila kikkawai strain 14028-0561.14 chromosome X, DkikHiC1v2, whole genome shotgun sequence.
GGCTCCGAGGGCCCAGAGCCGGAGTCGGGTCGCTCCTGTTGGATTTGCTTTGCCACCGACGAGGACAATCGACTGGCCGTGTGGCTGCAGCCGTGCAAGTGCCGCGGCACCACCAAGTGGGTGCACCAGAGCTGCCTGCATCGCTGGATCGACGAGAAGCAGAATGGCAACCATCGCCGCGTCGTTGTCTGCCAGCAGTGCCAGACGGAGTACATCATACAGTTTCCGAAAATGAACAAGTTGGCCACTGCCCTGGAGTGCATAGATTATGCAGTGCGTCGGGTGTGTCCCTTCGTGACCGCTGGAGTATTTTTTGGCTGCGTTTATTGGACGGCGCTTACCTATGGGGCTTTTACCGTTGTGCAGGTATGATATCTACATATATGGGGggaaatttgtatacatacAAGTATATCATAGGAATTTCGAATTTTAAAACCGCTTCTGGTGCCCAGACGTTTTTTTATTGGTGTACTCATAAACTTATAGATATATTTCTAAGATATATTTACTCAATATTTAATCGAAACATTACCTTGTCTCTCCCTCTCTACAATCCAGATTATAGGGCAGAAACGTGGCATTGAGCTCATTGAGGACTGGTGTCCCTATGTGTTTATCATACTGCCGGCCATACCCACAGGCCTGATCTTATCCCGTCTCATCCGCTGGGAGAACATCGTGCTGCGGGTCATGCGAAGCAAGTACAATATTCTACGGAAGCTGCCCTTGTTGCACTGGCTCGGCGAACCGGAAGTGGAGACCGGAGGTGGAGACGACAACACCGAAGATCTGCCACCCGTCCAGGTTGATCCCTTCTCGGATCCCCTTAACATCTATCGCCTTTTCTGCGGGGCCATGCTCCTGCCCACCATTGCCACGGTGGTGGGAGGCCTACTCTTCCAGCGATACGAGGATCCGCTGCAACGTACCCTCCTGGGCGGGGTCACCTATATTGTGGTGAAGGGCCTGCTGAAGATCTACCTCCGCCAGAAGCTCTACATACGGAGCCGGCGGCGTCGCATCCTCGACTATACCGATGAGAATGTGCGCCTTCATATGGGCGGTGAAATCCGAGAGGCTCCGGCCCAGGACCAAAACCGCAATCCGCGAGTAACCGCTGGCTATGTTGAGCACTACGAGCCGGATGATAACTTTGCTGACTTTGAAACGGACAATGCCAGGCCACCGCCCGAGGAGAATCGAACAGGAACCAGGACTCAACCGAACCAAGACTATTACAGTGTGGCAATTGCCCCAGAAGAGGGTTGGTCTCCTGTGGACTAGTCTCGGCCATCAGATCGGAGGGGAGGTGGGGGGATCATCAAACCAACAAGACTAAATTCAACGAAATGCGATAATAATACCAAAGGAagcctatatatatatatatttggataCAAATCATGGATACAACATTAAGTTTATTGCTCATTTGCTGAAGGAGTAACGGACATTGATTTAcctttaaatcaaatttctacaatttagaaaaaatgttgGAATAGGAATACAGGGACTAGGGGATTTCCTAAAATAACCTGCTTAAAGAATCTAATAAATTACTTGTTTTTTGCTATGTTCATTTCTAAATTTCAACAAAAGAAACATACAAATAAAATGCTtggaacaaatttttaaaaattcaattataattatatagtatcggtataaaataatagaaacGTTGCGAGGAAAATAAGTATAGAGGGTATtataatgtaaatttataaagttCTTTAGACTCGagtaaatgtattaaaattgttaGAAGATATTCGGTAATTTAtatgtaatttatttgtttttatttccaatAATATTGGTTCCATAAAATATCGtttaatatatcgatttttaaagAGTTGGCTGAgaactatttttatacccttgcagggtattataatttcagtcagaagtttgcaacgcagtgaaggagacgtttccgaccctataaagtatatatattcttgatcagcatcaacagccgcgtcgatctagccatgtccgtctgtccgtctgtccgtctgtctgtctgtccgtctgtccgtctgtctgtttctacgcaaactagtccctcagttttaaagctatctgaatgaaactttgcatatagtcttctatatactctcactgctatatatgtcggaacgggccggatcgggcgactatatcatatagctgccatacaaatgttcgataaatttttagaaaaaaaattattacttggctgtttttcaacatatttgcactattttttacatatgaccatcttatattatttctgaactttggtacaaattttatgaaaatcggacgactatatgatatagctgccataggaacgatcgggaaattaataggaataaaattatagcttcgttgtttttcaacgtatttttatctactttgagatataagctttttttattattctagaattttggtataaatttcataagaatcggacaactatatcttatagctgccatagaagcgatcggtaaatttataaaatatataaagctgggaatgtaaaactgtaattgtcaaactgtaaacataataagtataggtaaaatgtaatgaaactctgttttgtgtctgttttcggcattataatttataatataaatctaaaaaccaatctgcaagggtatacaaacttcggcgtgccgaagttagcttcctttcttgtttttttatgtttttaaattttaaatacacgTTTTCTGtgcaaatataaattaaaagtacTCTTCTATACACAGTTAACCATCTATTTTAACtgctaaaaaattatttaaatattaaatttaagagcttttattattttttggaattGTGAACAATGTAATTAGTGCCTCAAGGCACTTTTGGGGCCTGGAGGGTTGAAGACGTATGTATAACTTCTTAATTCTTTTGGCTTTAACCAATTTCTTAGGCACTAGTTCATTTAAATGTTCATTTGGTTGTTTCCTCAGTGTTCATTCAAATGTTCATTTTGTTGCTTCCTCAGTGTTCATTTAAATGTTCATTTGATTGTTTCCTCAGTGTTCATTTAAATGTTCATTTGGTTGTTTCCTTAGTGTTCATTGAAATGTGCACTAGTAGGCCTTGACTTTGCCGTTGAGTCTTCGAATTTGTCAGTCCTGGGCGTGGGAGGCATTATCACACAGCTCGTTCAACGTTTCGGTCGACACATTCTCGTAAGTCAAGCTGAGACATCTCTCGTTTGTAAATTTCAAAAGTCTAAAGTAAATCATTACAAAATTACCTCACTTTTGGGgcgtatttattattttcgtttcTATAAATTGATTATTTGCGCTGTTTTTGGAACCTAGCCCCCACAAAATTCTCAATCAGTGCGAAGAGCCATCGACAAACAAGGAGGAGATCTCACAAGAAGCTGATTTCATCAACGGCTAAAAAGTATTCTGCAAAAATAC
It encodes:
- the LOC108085757 gene encoding E3 ubiquitin-protein ligase MARCHF5, whose protein sequence is MEAILRFNQQQQQQAEVDEEDATTSDNEEGLPLEILNRSETRGSGGSEGPEPESGRSCWICFATDEDNRLAVWLQPCKCRGTTKWVHQSCLHRWIDEKQNGNHRRVVVCQQCQTEYIIQFPKMNKLATALECIDYAVRRVCPFVTAGVFFGCVYWTALTYGAFTVVQIIGQKRGIELIEDWCPYVFIILPAIPTGLILSRLIRWENIVLRVMRSKYNILRKLPLLHWLGEPEVETGGGDDNTEDLPPVQVDPFSDPLNIYRLFCGAMLLPTIATVVGGLLFQRYEDPLQRTLLGGVTYIVVKGLLKIYLRQKLYIRSRRRRILDYTDENVRLHMGGEIREAPAQDQNRNPRVTAGYVEHYEPDDNFADFETDNARPPPEENRTGTRTQPNQDYYSVAIAPEEGWSPVD